The following are encoded in a window of Saccharothrix longispora genomic DNA:
- a CDS encoding alkene reductase yields the protein MTTAFEPLDLAGTTLPHRVVMSPMTRSRAYGTVPTTTMAEYYAQRAGAGLIITEGIQPSAVGQGYPDTPGLHTPEQVEGWKLVTRAVHDAGGRIFAQLMHTGRIGHPSLLPDGLHPVGASPVRAAGTLFTGAGMDDYVTPVELTGEEVRRTIADFATAARNAVEAGFDGVELHGANGYLLHQFLAGGTNRRTDEWGGTVENRARFVVEVVRAVSEAIGAHRVGLRISPANPYNDMVEDDPEVLYPALVDAIEPFGIAYLHIGEADRRALTLELRERFSGVLILNPFTPGGTTGPEHLALVEDGTADAVSFGVLFLANPDLPVRLAAGGPFNTPDPATFYGGAERGYTDYPALEDARV from the coding sequence ATGACCACCGCGTTCGAGCCGCTCGACCTGGCCGGCACCACCCTGCCCCACCGCGTCGTGATGTCCCCGATGACCCGCAGCCGCGCGTACGGCACCGTGCCGACCACCACCATGGCCGAGTACTACGCGCAGCGCGCCGGCGCCGGGTTGATCATCACCGAGGGCATCCAGCCCTCGGCGGTCGGCCAGGGCTACCCGGACACGCCGGGCCTGCACACCCCCGAGCAGGTCGAGGGCTGGAAGCTCGTGACCCGCGCCGTGCACGACGCGGGCGGGCGGATCTTCGCCCAGCTCATGCACACCGGCCGGATCGGCCACCCCAGCCTGCTGCCCGACGGCCTGCACCCGGTGGGCGCGTCCCCGGTGCGCGCCGCGGGCACCCTGTTCACCGGTGCCGGCATGGACGACTACGTGACGCCCGTCGAGCTGACCGGCGAGGAGGTGCGGCGGACGATCGCCGACTTCGCCACCGCCGCGCGCAACGCCGTGGAAGCCGGGTTCGACGGCGTCGAGCTGCACGGGGCCAACGGCTACCTGCTGCACCAGTTCCTGGCGGGCGGCACCAACCGGCGCACCGACGAGTGGGGCGGCACGGTGGAGAACCGCGCTCGGTTCGTCGTCGAGGTCGTCCGCGCGGTGTCCGAGGCGATCGGCGCCCACCGCGTCGGGCTGCGGATCTCCCCGGCCAACCCGTACAACGACATGGTCGAGGACGACCCCGAGGTGCTGTACCCGGCCCTGGTCGACGCGATCGAGCCGTTCGGCATCGCCTACCTGCACATCGGCGAGGCGGACCGGCGCGCGTTGACGCTGGAGCTGCGCGAGCGGTTCAGCGGGGTGCTGATCCTCAACCCGTTCACCCCGGGCGGGACGACCGGCCCCGAGCACCTGGCCCTGGTCGAGGACGGGACGGCGGACGCGGTGAGCTTCGGCGTGCTGTTCCTGGCCAACCCCGACCTGCCGGTCCGGCTCGCGGCGGGCGGCCCGTTCAACACGCCGGACCCGGCGACCTTCTACGGCGGCGCGGAGCGGGGCTACACCGACTACCCGGCCCTGGAGGACGCCCGCGTCTGA
- a CDS encoding LPXTG cell wall anchor domain-containing protein, which produces MQLARVGAVLGVAAAVVTTGLLTALPASAHNKDFKAKCEDGKAVLSVNLTQYAPKTDDKTNYLKITLDGQHFKIIEFGDKLVEKYSAEVDLTVQHKFAAEVDAYDGHNGKQFDHKTDPADKRLIVEPCPEQVPPVEEPPVEQPPAEEPPAEEPPAEEPPAEEPPAETVPVTTTTTVATTPAPTTTTTAAVVPVAEKDELASTGASIAIPLGIGVVLLGGGAGLLFFLRRRASNS; this is translated from the coding sequence ATGCAGCTCGCCAGAGTCGGCGCTGTCCTCGGTGTCGCCGCGGCCGTCGTCACGACCGGCCTCCTCACCGCTCTGCCGGCATCGGCACACAACAAGGACTTCAAGGCGAAGTGCGAGGACGGCAAGGCCGTCCTCAGCGTGAACCTGACGCAGTACGCCCCGAAGACCGACGACAAGACGAACTACCTGAAGATCACGCTCGACGGGCAGCACTTCAAGATCATCGAGTTCGGCGACAAGCTGGTCGAGAAGTACTCGGCCGAGGTCGACCTCACCGTGCAGCACAAGTTCGCCGCCGAGGTCGACGCGTACGACGGCCACAACGGCAAGCAGTTCGACCACAAGACCGACCCCGCCGACAAGCGGCTGATCGTGGAGCCGTGCCCGGAGCAGGTGCCGCCGGTCGAGGAGCCCCCGGTCGAGCAGCCGCCCGCCGAGGAGCCCCCGGCCGAAGAGCCGCCCGCCGAGGAGCCCCCGGCCGAGGAGCCGCCCGCCGAGACCGTCCCGGTGACGACCACCACCACGGTCGCCACCACCCCGGCCCCGACCACGACCACCACGGCCGCGGTCGTGCCGGTCGCCGAGAAGGACGAGCTGGCGAGCACCGGTGCCAGCATCGCCATCCCGCTGGGCATCGGCGTCGTCCTGCTCGGCGGTGGCGCCGGCCTGCTGTTCTTCCTGCGCCGCCGCGCCTCGAACAGCTGA
- a CDS encoding MarR family winged helix-turn-helix transcriptional regulator: MAGAAQKAMSTPVPRSAEGGRISHAIFRVARLHRLLAGQLLRQAGLHPGQEVVMMHLWDGGPRRQADLCGELGTDSATMTRTVQRLERAGFVRRSPDPGDGRAVIVEPTAASQALRREVERIWAELEEATVGAMDADQQAETLEVLGLLECNLAKRTGRDQVAVPPED; encoded by the coding sequence ATGGCAGGAGCAGCCCAAAAGGCCATGTCGACGCCGGTTCCGCGGTCCGCCGAGGGCGGCCGGATCAGTCATGCCATCTTCCGCGTGGCCCGCCTCCACCGGCTACTGGCCGGACAGCTGCTCAGACAGGCAGGACTGCACCCGGGGCAGGAGGTGGTCATGATGCACCTCTGGGACGGCGGGCCCCGCCGCCAGGCCGACCTGTGCGGCGAGCTGGGCACGGACTCCGCCACGATGACGCGCACCGTGCAGCGGCTGGAGCGCGCGGGCTTCGTGCGCCGCTCCCCCGACCCGGGCGACGGCCGCGCCGTGATCGTCGAGCCGACCGCCGCGAGCCAGGCGCTGCGCCGCGAGGTCGAGCGCATCTGGGCCGAACTGGAGGAGGCCACCGTCGGCGCCATGGACGCCGACCAGCAGGCCGAGACCCTGGAGGTGCTCGGCCTGCTGGAGTGCAACCTGGCGAAGCGGACGGGCCGCGACCAGGTCGCCGTCCCCCCGGAGGACTAG
- a CDS encoding TM0106 family RecB-like putative nuclease translates to MHSPSDLVDLLECEHRSVLSHALATGVPGAPAPDQRQGLLAARHGLAHEQAVLERFRAERDVVEIPQPAPTHEALTAAAEQTARALDDGAPVVYQAVFYADGFHGRADFLVAGPHGYEPHDAKLARHATPAAVVQLTAYADALGHRAGPAMHLLLGDGTDRAFRVGDFLPLVRNLRDRLTARLAAPAALPDRLWDDERPACATCRFARHCATGRERARDLSLVAGIRADQRRKLVAAGLGTIDALANATRSEKPATMSAATFTGLRAQAALQVIQDDSRTEDDPVGKVAYEVVAPEALAALPAPSPGDLFFDMEGDPFALDGEGLEYLFGVVDADAAFTPFWAHTRPQEKRAFERFVDHATAALEANPGAHVYHYAPYEVNALKKLAALHGTREDAVDHLLRSGALVDLYSVVRKALRVSQRSYSIKYLEPLYMPGARSGDVKNAVSSIEAYEEFLSLRDADPARAEDVLNGIAEYNTDDCVSTLRLYRFLLEVRAEAGIAPHVPEPSFTQEVEDEIAAQRRAERAERLAAVVDPLIEGLPDNPAEFTDDERARALLAAAVGYHRRETNPAWWDFFRQLAAPLSELEADNACAVGTHVRAEDWAMPSGRVRKAKRQVTVACDPDRPHPFATGDQVRLLYPGTPNTTRDAVVLAESAEDVVLLESAGPESVDGAVPVAVLPGSPVRPTPKDEAVYDLAAMVVDRLPELPPHPGIDLVRRTPPRLRGSRDLPRSDDLIADVIAAVDALDGSALAVQGPPGAGKTYLAGRLIAHLIRGGRSVGVTSTSHKAVENVLFAALAAGRELGVPIPTAKRAKGAPARDCAWEQPRDNPALVRWRNDQGAGHLVGGTSWTFANTALREQPFDVLIVDEAGQFALADALAVSTCARNLVLLGDPQQLPQVVQGTHPAGAEASALGHLIGDADVVPPSLGYFLDQTRRMHPAVCEPVSNLSYAGLLRAHPSTAARGIAGVESGVYAHSVAHSHNTTGSVEEAAAVVGLVRSLMGRLWTDGAGARALDDSDVLVVAPYNLQVRLVRRELEKHGHEHVRVGTVDRFQGQEAPVVITTMTSSAAVDLPRGLDFLLSRNRLNVALSRAQAVAVVVCSPRLVEADIRDVEQLRLVSGMVGLMAEARPWVFPE, encoded by the coding sequence CAGGCCGTCTTCTACGCCGACGGCTTCCACGGCCGGGCCGACTTCCTGGTCGCCGGCCCGCACGGCTACGAGCCGCACGACGCGAAGCTCGCCCGGCACGCCACGCCGGCCGCCGTCGTGCAGCTCACCGCGTACGCGGACGCGCTGGGGCACCGGGCCGGGCCGGCCATGCACCTGCTGCTCGGCGACGGCACCGACCGCGCGTTCCGGGTCGGCGACTTCCTGCCCCTGGTGCGCAACCTCCGCGACCGGCTGACGGCCCGCCTGGCCGCGCCGGCCGCGCTGCCCGACCGCCTGTGGGACGACGAGCGCCCGGCGTGCGCGACGTGCCGCTTCGCCCGGCACTGCGCCACCGGCCGCGAGCGGGCCCGCGACCTGTCGCTGGTCGCCGGCATCCGCGCCGACCAGCGGCGCAAGCTCGTCGCGGCGGGCCTGGGCACGATCGACGCGCTGGCCAACGCCACCCGGTCGGAGAAGCCGGCCACGATGTCGGCCGCCACGTTCACCGGCCTGCGCGCCCAGGCCGCGCTCCAGGTCATCCAGGACGACTCGCGCACCGAGGACGACCCGGTCGGCAAGGTCGCCTACGAGGTCGTGGCGCCCGAGGCGCTGGCCGCGCTGCCCGCGCCGAGCCCCGGCGACCTGTTCTTCGACATGGAGGGCGACCCGTTCGCGCTCGACGGCGAGGGCCTGGAGTACCTGTTCGGCGTGGTCGACGCGGACGCCGCGTTCACCCCGTTCTGGGCGCACACCCGGCCGCAGGAGAAGCGGGCGTTCGAGCGGTTCGTCGACCACGCGACCGCGGCCCTGGAGGCGAACCCCGGGGCGCACGTCTACCACTACGCGCCCTACGAGGTGAACGCCCTCAAGAAGCTCGCCGCCCTGCACGGCACCCGCGAGGACGCCGTCGACCACCTGCTGCGCTCGGGCGCGCTGGTCGACCTGTACTCGGTGGTGCGCAAGGCGCTGCGGGTGTCGCAGCGGTCGTACTCGATCAAGTACCTGGAGCCGCTCTACATGCCCGGCGCCCGCAGCGGCGACGTGAAGAACGCGGTGTCGAGCATCGAGGCGTACGAGGAGTTCCTGTCCCTGCGCGACGCGGACCCGGCGCGGGCCGAGGACGTGCTCAACGGCATCGCCGAGTACAACACCGACGACTGCGTGTCGACGCTGCGGCTGTACCGGTTCCTGCTGGAGGTGCGGGCCGAGGCGGGCATCGCGCCGCACGTGCCCGAGCCGTCGTTCACGCAGGAGGTCGAGGACGAGATCGCGGCGCAGCGCCGCGCCGAGCGGGCCGAGCGGCTGGCCGCCGTGGTGGACCCGCTGATCGAGGGCCTGCCCGACAACCCGGCCGAGTTCACCGACGACGAGCGGGCCCGCGCGCTGCTGGCCGCCGCCGTCGGCTACCACCGCCGTGAGACCAACCCTGCGTGGTGGGACTTCTTCCGGCAGCTCGCCGCGCCCCTGTCGGAGCTGGAGGCAGACAACGCGTGCGCCGTGGGGACGCACGTGCGCGCCGAGGACTGGGCGATGCCGTCGGGTCGGGTCCGCAAGGCGAAGCGCCAGGTCACCGTGGCCTGCGACCCGGACCGGCCGCACCCGTTCGCCACCGGGGACCAGGTGCGCCTGCTCTACCCGGGCACGCCGAACACCACCCGTGACGCCGTGGTGCTGGCCGAGTCGGCCGAGGACGTCGTGCTGCTGGAGAGCGCGGGACCGGAGTCGGTCGACGGCGCGGTGCCGGTGGCCGTGCTGCCGGGCAGCCCGGTCCGGCCGACGCCGAAGGACGAGGCGGTGTACGACCTGGCGGCGATGGTCGTGGACCGGCTGCCCGAGCTGCCGCCGCACCCCGGGATCGACCTGGTCCGCCGCACGCCGCCGCGCCTGCGGGGGTCGCGGGACCTGCCGCGCTCCGACGACCTGATCGCGGACGTGATCGCGGCCGTGGACGCGCTCGACGGTTCGGCGCTGGCCGTGCAGGGGCCGCCGGGTGCGGGCAAGACGTACCTGGCGGGTCGGCTGATCGCCCACCTGATCCGCGGCGGTCGCAGCGTCGGCGTGACGTCGACCAGCCACAAGGCGGTGGAGAACGTGCTGTTCGCGGCCCTGGCCGCCGGTCGCGAGCTGGGCGTGCCGATCCCGACCGCGAAGCGGGCCAAGGGCGCGCCGGCGCGCGACTGCGCCTGGGAGCAGCCGCGCGACAACCCCGCGCTGGTGCGCTGGCGCAACGACCAGGGCGCGGGCCACCTCGTCGGCGGCACGTCGTGGACGTTCGCGAACACCGCGCTGCGCGAGCAGCCGTTCGACGTGCTGATCGTGGACGAGGCGGGGCAGTTCGCGCTGGCCGACGCGCTGGCGGTGTCGACGTGCGCGCGCAACCTCGTGCTGCTGGGCGACCCGCAGCAGCTGCCGCAGGTCGTGCAGGGGACGCACCCGGCGGGCGCGGAGGCGTCCGCGCTGGGGCACCTGATCGGCGACGCCGACGTCGTCCCGCCGTCGCTCGGCTACTTCCTGGACCAGACGCGGCGGATGCACCCGGCGGTGTGCGAGCCGGTGTCGAACCTGTCGTACGCCGGTCTGCTGCGCGCCCACCCCAGCACCGCGGCGCGCGGCATCGCGGGCGTGGAGAGCGGCGTGTACGCGCACTCCGTGGCGCACTCGCACAACACCACCGGTTCGGTCGAGGAGGCCGCCGCCGTGGTCGGGCTCGTGCGGTCCCTGATGGGTCGCCTGTGGACGGACGGCGCGGGCGCGCGGGCGCTGGACGACTCCGACGTGCTGGTCGTGGCGCCCTACAACCTCCAGGTCAGGCTGGTGCGGCGGGAGCTGGAGAAGCACGGCCACGAGCACGTCCGGGTGGGCACCGTGGACCGCTTCCAGGGCCAGGAGGCGCCGGTGGTGATCACCACGATGACCTCGTCCGCCGCCGTGGACCTGCCGCGCGGGCTGGACTTCCTGCTGTCGCGCAACCGGTTGAACGTCGCGCTGTCGCGGGCGCAGGCGGTGGCCGTCGTGGTCTGCTCGCCGCGCCTGGTGGAGGCCGACATCCGCGACGTGGAGCAGTTGCGGCTGGTGTCGGGCATGGTGGGGCTGATGGCCGAGGCCCGGCCGTGGGTGTTCCCGGAGTAG
- a CDS encoding ABC transporter substrate-binding protein — translation MNSSSLRRAAGLLLAGSLGLTAVACSSGGGETAAGGKVTITVNGQPPRTQAFDRKVFDEDVAEFEAANPDIDIEPREGFMDPRTFSAKLAGGQLEDVFYAYFTDPANLIARRQAADITDYVRDVPHYDAIRPELREVFAKDGKVYGVPTANYSMGLVYNRALFTEAGLDPDRPPATWDEVREAARKITALGDGKVGFAEYSKNNQGGWHFTAWMYSVGGRIARQDGDKWVADFDDDKGKAVLQHLKDMRWTDGTMGEKQLLVIEDVQQMMGSGRLGMYLAAPDNIPTLVNQFKGDYADYGLAGIPDGEGTLIGGEGYMLNPKASPEKIRAGLKWISWKFLNPDRFEKNLQRYKDQGQPIGLPVPPVSDVWTGDIAARQAELKEKLATVPVANFKSYVDATPEGLIEPPNAQQVYAILDNVMQAVLTDRDADPARLLADAEAKVNPVLAQVK, via the coding sequence ATGAACTCATCCAGCCTTCGCAGAGCGGCGGGGCTGCTGCTCGCGGGCAGCCTGGGCCTCACCGCCGTCGCGTGCTCCTCGGGCGGCGGGGAGACCGCCGCCGGCGGCAAGGTCACGATCACGGTCAACGGGCAGCCGCCGCGGACGCAGGCGTTCGACCGCAAGGTCTTCGACGAGGACGTGGCCGAGTTCGAGGCCGCCAACCCCGACATCGACATCGAGCCGCGCGAGGGGTTCATGGACCCCAGGACGTTCTCGGCGAAGCTCGCCGGCGGCCAGCTGGAGGACGTGTTCTACGCGTACTTCACCGACCCGGCGAACCTCATCGCCCGCCGCCAGGCGGCCGACATCACCGACTACGTCCGGGACGTCCCGCACTACGACGCCATCCGCCCCGAGCTGCGCGAGGTCTTCGCCAAGGACGGCAAGGTCTACGGCGTCCCCACCGCGAACTACTCGATGGGCCTGGTCTACAACCGCGCCCTGTTCACCGAGGCGGGCCTGGACCCGGACCGCCCGCCGGCGACGTGGGACGAGGTCCGCGAGGCCGCCCGGAAGATCACCGCGCTCGGCGACGGCAAGGTCGGCTTCGCCGAGTACTCCAAGAACAACCAGGGCGGCTGGCACTTCACCGCGTGGATGTACTCCGTGGGCGGGCGGATCGCGAGGCAGGACGGCGACAAGTGGGTCGCCGACTTCGACGACGACAAGGGCAAGGCCGTCCTCCAGCACCTCAAGGACATGCGCTGGACCGACGGCACCATGGGCGAGAAGCAGCTCCTCGTCATCGAGGACGTCCAGCAGATGATGGGCTCCGGCCGGCTCGGCATGTACCTGGCCGCACCGGACAACATCCCCACCCTGGTCAACCAGTTCAAGGGCGACTACGCCGACTACGGCCTGGCCGGCATCCCGGACGGCGAGGGCACGCTGATCGGCGGCGAGGGCTACATGCTCAACCCGAAGGCGTCGCCGGAGAAGATCAGGGCCGGCCTGAAGTGGATCTCCTGGAAGTTCCTCAACCCGGACCGCTTCGAGAAGAACCTCCAGCGCTACAAGGACCAGGGACAGCCCATCGGCCTGCCCGTGCCGCCGGTGTCCGACGTCTGGACCGGTGACATCGCCGCCAGGCAGGCCGAGCTGAAGGAGAAGCTCGCGACCGTGCCCGTGGCGAACTTCAAGTCCTACGTGGACGCCACCCCGGAGGGCCTGATCGAGCCGCCGAACGCCCAGCAGGTCTACGCGATCCTCGACAACGTCATGCAGGCCGTGCTCACCGACCGCGACGCCGACCCCGCCCGGCTGCTGGCGGACGCGGAGGCCAAGGTGAACCCCGTCCTCGCGCAGGTCAAGTGA
- a CDS encoding carbohydrate ABC transporter permease: MRTLIAPGRSRAGHTVALVVTAVVLTAVFVVPLVWVVLSAMKPAVELARVPPTVLPETWVPGTYAEAWDLMDLGRYFRNTLVVAVGTWAVQLAVDVPAAYALSRLRPVLGGGILGAMLVTLMMPASVLLVPTYLTISDLGLLDNPLSLWLLGAANAFTVFLLKRFFDQLPVEVLEAARIDGAGQLTMLWRIVLPLSRPVLAVVSIFAVVAAWKDFIWPLLVFSDPARQTLSVALQRFAPDTPVNLLLAGLVLSSVPMIGLFLVFQRHVLAGLTAGSVKG, translated from the coding sequence GTGAGGACGCTCATCGCGCCGGGGCGCTCGCGCGCCGGCCACACCGTCGCGCTCGTCGTCACCGCGGTCGTGCTCACGGCGGTCTTCGTGGTGCCGCTGGTCTGGGTCGTGCTCTCGGCGATGAAGCCCGCCGTGGAGCTGGCCCGGGTGCCGCCGACGGTCCTGCCCGAGACGTGGGTGCCGGGCACCTACGCCGAGGCGTGGGACCTGATGGACCTCGGCCGGTACTTCCGGAACACCCTCGTCGTCGCGGTCGGCACGTGGGCGGTGCAGCTGGCGGTCGACGTGCCCGCGGCCTACGCGCTGTCCCGGCTGCGACCCGTGCTGGGCGGCGGCATCCTCGGCGCGATGCTGGTGACGCTCATGATGCCCGCGTCGGTGCTGCTGGTCCCCACCTACCTGACCATCTCCGACCTGGGCCTGCTCGACAACCCGCTGTCGCTGTGGCTGCTCGGCGCGGCCAACGCCTTCACGGTGTTCCTGCTCAAGCGGTTCTTCGACCAGCTGCCGGTGGAGGTGCTGGAGGCGGCGCGCATCGACGGCGCCGGTCAGCTCACCATGCTGTGGCGCATCGTGCTCCCGCTGTCCCGGCCCGTCCTGGCGGTGGTGTCCATCTTCGCGGTCGTGGCCGCCTGGAAGGACTTCATCTGGCCGCTGCTGGTGTTCTCCGACCCCGCTCGACAGACGCTCAGCGTCGCGTTGCAGCGCTTCGCCCCCGACACCCCGGTCAACCTGCTGCTGGCGGGCCTCGTGCTCTCCAGCGTGCCGATGATCGGTCTGTTCCTGGTGTTCCAGCGCCACGTGCTCGCGGGTCTCACCGCGGGCAGCGTCAAGGGCTGA
- a CDS encoding glycoside hydrolase family 13 protein has translation MNWWRGAAIYQVYPRSFADGNGDGIGDLAGLRRKLPHLAELGVDAIWLSPWYPSPLADGGYDVADYRDIEPQFGTLVEAEKLIGEAHALGIRVIIDIVPNHCSDQHPWFREALAGKGRDRFWFHDGDEPPNDWQSRFGGPAWSRTPDGGSWYLHLYAAEQPDLNWTNPEVRAEFESILRFWLDRGVDGFRIDVADGLVKDFSRPDAETPYSDQDGVHEIYRSWRRVLDAYPDERVFVGEMWLPDPERFARYLRPDELHSAFNFDFLCCPWEPGELRRVIDATLAAHAPVGAPPTWVLSNHDVTRHVSRMGREDSSFDFGRRQHLTPTDLDLGRERARAAIMLTTSLPGCVYLYQGEELGLEEVDDLPDELREDPVWVRSGHTDRGRDGCRVPIPWGDEGPSWLPRPAHWRSLSVAAQSGDPDSMLAHYRAVLNLRRERDDLGDGPMEWLDLGPDVVAFRRGGHFACVLNLSAHPVALPDHDGVLLTSGPLDADGLLPTDTAAWLQLSR, from the coding sequence ATGAACTGGTGGCGCGGTGCGGCCATCTACCAGGTGTACCCGCGCAGCTTCGCCGACGGCAACGGGGACGGGATCGGCGACCTCGCGGGACTCCGCCGGAAGCTCCCCCACCTCGCCGAGCTGGGTGTGGACGCGATCTGGCTCAGCCCCTGGTACCCGTCGCCGCTGGCGGACGGCGGCTACGACGTCGCCGACTACCGCGACATCGAGCCGCAGTTCGGCACCCTCGTGGAGGCGGAGAAGCTGATCGGCGAGGCCCACGCGCTGGGCATCAGGGTCATCATCGACATCGTTCCCAACCACTGCTCCGACCAGCACCCCTGGTTCCGGGAGGCGCTGGCCGGCAAGGGCCGGGACCGGTTCTGGTTCCACGACGGCGACGAGCCCCCCAACGACTGGCAGTCCCGGTTCGGCGGCCCCGCGTGGAGCCGCACGCCCGACGGCGGGAGCTGGTACCTGCACCTCTACGCCGCCGAGCAGCCCGACCTGAACTGGACCAACCCCGAGGTGCGGGCCGAGTTCGAGTCGATCCTGCGGTTCTGGCTGGACCGGGGCGTCGACGGGTTCCGCATCGACGTCGCCGACGGCCTGGTCAAGGACTTCTCCCGGCCGGACGCCGAGACGCCGTACTCCGACCAGGACGGCGTGCACGAGATCTACCGGTCGTGGCGGCGGGTGCTCGACGCGTACCCGGACGAGCGGGTCTTCGTCGGCGAGATGTGGCTGCCCGACCCCGAGCGGTTCGCCCGCTACCTGCGGCCCGACGAGCTGCACTCGGCGTTCAACTTCGACTTCCTGTGCTGCCCGTGGGAGCCGGGGGAGCTGCGCCGGGTCATCGACGCCACGCTCGCCGCGCACGCCCCGGTCGGCGCGCCGCCCACCTGGGTGCTGTCGAACCACGACGTGACGCGGCACGTGTCGCGGATGGGCCGCGAGGACTCGTCGTTCGACTTCGGGCGGCGCCAGCACCTCACCCCGACGGACCTGGACCTGGGCCGCGAGCGGGCGCGGGCGGCGATCATGCTGACCACCTCGCTGCCCGGCTGCGTGTACCTCTACCAGGGCGAGGAGCTGGGCTTGGAGGAGGTCGACGACCTGCCCGACGAGCTGCGCGAGGACCCGGTGTGGGTGCGCTCCGGCCACACCGACCGGGGCCGCGACGGGTGCCGCGTGCCGATCCCGTGGGGTGACGAAGGGCCGTCCTGGCTGCCGAGGCCCGCCCACTGGCGGTCGCTGTCGGTGGCGGCGCAGAGCGGCGACCCCGACTCGATGCTCGCCCACTACCGCGCGGTGCTGAACCTGCGCAGGGAGCGGGACGACCTGGGCGACGGCCCGATGGAGTGGCTGGACCTCGGGCCGGACGTGGTCGCGTTCCGCCGCGGCGGGCACTTCGCGTGCGTGCTCAACCTGTCCGCCCACCCGGTCGCCCTGCCCGACCACGACGGCGTGCTGCTCACCAGCGGTCCGCTCGACGCCGACGGCCTGCTGCCGACCGACACCGCCGCCTGGCTGCAGCTGTCCCGCTAG
- a CDS encoding carbohydrate ABC transporter permease, translated as MRRRVAENLVAYGFLSAALVCFAVFSWYPIARGAVLGFQQVDFVDDPVWVGWENFERLFADPLFATAWRNTLLFTALALVFGFAVPFLLAVVLNELRHFRAYFRLIVYLPVMLPPVVAALIWKWMYDPGPGLLNTALRGLGLEGAAWLDSADTSMLSLVVVATWANLGTATLVYLAALQGIPGDLYEAAELDGASVWRRLWHVTVPQTRFVLLVLALLQVVATMQVFTEPYVMTGGGPEDSTVTVLLLLYRYAFYYNDFGTASALSLLLLLVLGAFTALYLRATRKADA; from the coding sequence ATGCGGCGCCGCGTCGCGGAGAACCTGGTCGCGTACGGGTTCCTGTCCGCCGCGCTGGTCTGCTTCGCGGTGTTCTCCTGGTACCCGATCGCGCGCGGGGCCGTGCTGGGCTTCCAGCAGGTCGACTTCGTCGACGACCCCGTGTGGGTGGGCTGGGAGAACTTCGAACGGCTCTTCGCCGACCCCCTGTTCGCCACGGCGTGGCGCAACACCCTGCTGTTCACCGCGCTCGCCCTGGTCTTCGGCTTCGCGGTGCCGTTCCTGCTCGCGGTGGTGCTCAACGAACTGCGTCACTTCAGGGCGTACTTCCGCCTGATCGTGTACCTGCCGGTGATGCTGCCGCCGGTCGTGGCGGCACTGATCTGGAAGTGGATGTACGACCCCGGTCCGGGCCTGCTCAACACCGCGCTGCGCGGGCTCGGGCTGGAGGGCGCGGCGTGGCTCGACAGCGCCGACACGTCCATGCTGTCGCTGGTGGTCGTCGCGACCTGGGCCAACCTGGGCACCGCCACGCTCGTCTACCTCGCCGCCCTCCAGGGCATCCCCGGCGACCTGTACGAGGCCGCCGAGCTGGACGGCGCGAGCGTGTGGCGCAGGCTGTGGCACGTCACCGTGCCGCAGACCCGGTTCGTGCTGCTGGTCCTGGCGCTGCTCCAGGTCGTGGCGACCATGCAGGTGTTCACCGAGCCGTACGTGATGACCGGCGGCGGCCCGGAGGACTCCACGGTGACCGTGCTCCTGCTGCTGTACCGCTACGCCTTCTACTACAACGACTTCGGCACCGCGAGTGCCCTGAGCCTGTTGCTGCTGCTGGTGCTCGGCGCGTTCACCGCCCTGTACCTGCGCGCGACGCGGAAGGCGGACGCGTGA